In one window of Balaenoptera musculus isolate JJ_BM4_2016_0621 chromosome 10, mBalMus1.pri.v3, whole genome shotgun sequence DNA:
- the LOC118902795 gene encoding LOW QUALITY PROTEIN: putative RNA polymerase II subunit B1 CTD phosphatase RPAP2 (The sequence of the model RefSeq protein was modified relative to this genomic sequence to represent the inferred CDS: inserted 1 base in 1 codon) — MADWVETCSAGRKARGPRASRNVAGTKQTSALKQEDASKRKAELEAVVRKKIEFERKALRIVEQLLEENITEEFLRECGKFITPAHYSDVVDERAIIKLCGYPLCRKKLGIVPKQKYKISTKTNKVYDITERKCFCSNFCYKASKFFEAQIPETPVWVREEERPPDFQLLQEGQSGRSGEEIQLCSKAIKTSDVDSPGHFEKHDESSSSGTHSDSSSDNEQDFVSSILQGNRPNATGIRPQLHKKSIMKKKAGQKVNSKHESKEQTVIDVTEQLGNCRLDSEEKAAACELPLQNVNTQISSNRSPQEKLEALKISENKYNSSKITLVGISKKXAEHFKRKFAKSNQVSRSASSSVQVCPEVAKANLLKALKETLIEWKTEETLRFLYGQNYASVCLKPSSAPLVKEEELDEDDVNCDPDSHSPALQESQNSLDESLPFRASDTAIKPLPSYENLKKETETLNLRIREFYRGRYVLNEETTKSQDSEEHDPTFPLIDSSSQNQIRKRIVLEKLSKVLPGLLGPLQITLGDVYAQLKNLVRTFRLTNRNIIHKPAEWTLIALVLLSFG; from the exons ATGGCGGACTGGGTAGAGACGTGCTCTGCCGGCCGCAAGGCCCGGGGTCCTCGCGCCTCCCGAAACGTCGCAGGTACTAAGCAGACAAGTGCCTTGAAACAAGAAGACGCTTCTAAAAGGAAAGCAGAACTAGAAGCAGTTGTCAGAAAGAAGATTGAGTTTGAGAGAAAAGCTCTACGTATTGTTGAACAGCTTTTAGAAGAGAATATTACAGAAGAATTCCTAAGGGAGTGTGGGAAGTTCATCACACCTGCTCACTATAGTGATGTCGTGGATGAGCGTGCTATCATCAAACTCTGCGGCTATCCCTTATGTCGGAAGAAGCTAGGAATTgtaccaaaacagaaatataaaatttctacCAAAACCAATAAAGTCTATGATATTACTGAAAGAAAGTGTTTTTGCAGCaatttttgttataaagcatCTAAGTTTTTTGAAGCACAAATTCCTGAAACTCCAGTGTGGGTTCGAGAAGAAGAAAGACCTCCTGATTTTCAGCTGCTACAGGAAGGACAAAGTGGTCGTTCTGGAGAAGAAATACAGTTATGCAGTAAGGCCATTAAAACATCAGATGTTGACAGTCCTGGCCATTTTGAGAAGCATGATGAATCTAGTTCTTCTGGCACTCATAGTGATAGTAGCAGTGATAATGAGCAAGACTTTGTTTCCTCCATTCTACAAGGAAACAGACCAAATGCAACGGGTATAAGGCCACAGCTGCACAAAAAAAGCATAATGAAGAAGAAAGCTGGTCAAAAGGTTAACTCCAAACATGAAAGCAAAGAACAGACAGTAATAGATGTCACTGAGCAGTTAGGCAATTGCAGATTAGATAGTGAGGAGAAAGCTGCTGCTTGTGAACTTCCTTTACAGAATGTAAATACTCAGATTTCTTCAAATAGGTCTCCGcaagaaaaattagaagctttaaaaatttctgaaaataaatacaatagtTCAAAAATAACTCTTGTAGGCATAAGTAAGA GTGCTGAgcattttaagaggaaatttgCCAAATCGAACCAAGTTTCTAGGTCAGCTTCTAGTTCAGTGCAGGTGTGCCCTGAAGTTGCAAAGGCAAACTTACTTAAAGCGCTGAAGGAGACTTTGATTGAGTGGAAGACAGAAGAAACTTTGAGGTTTTTGTATGGCCAGAATTATGCTTCTGTATGTCTGAAACCCTCTTCAGCCCCTCTGGTTAAGGAAGAAGAACTTGATGAAGATGATGTGAACTGTGACCCAGACAGTCATTCCCCTGCCTTGCAGGAATCTCAGAACAGCTTGGATGAGTCTTTACCGTTTAGAGCCTCAGATACAGCCATTAAACCACTGCCAAGTTATGAGAacttgaaaaaagaaactgaaacattAAATCTAAGGATCAGGGAGTTTTATAGAGGACGATATGTTTTGAATGAAGAAACCACCAAATCACAAGACTCGGAAGAGCATGATCCCACCTTTCCACTGATAGATTCAAGTTCTCAGAACCAGATTAGAAAACGCATCGTACTTGAAAAATTGAGTAAAGTATTGCCTGGACTTTTGGGGCCTCTTCAGATTACATTAGGAGATGTTTACGCACAACTTAAAAATCTTGTCCGAACTTTCAGATTAACAAACAGAAATATTATACATAAACCTGCAGAGTGGACATTAATTGCTTTGGTGTTGCTGTCatttggttaa